Proteins found in one Corynebacterium canis genomic segment:
- a CDS encoding methyltransferase domain-containing protein, with amino-acid sequence MLTDVINVLADPVDGSALAMESGKLTSASGNVYPIAAAGYVTLVGGAGLRYTGDDAEMIEARELFLSRGHYGPFVEAVSNQVHCALEDAQLDEAVSPVICEVGAGTGYYLSHTLDDVAGSLGVGIDVSIPAAEHLARCHPRAAAVVADAWARLPLQDASIDAITVIFAPRNAAEFARVLKPGGQVIVLTDDAGHLAELREPLGIIDVERGKVDRMIEQAAGHLVPVGDPEPVEFRMTLDQDSIAHQIGMSPSARHIHPDVLAERIARLPKQMEVTARAVITRLAVRSHTP; translated from the coding sequence ATGTTGACCGATGTCATCAATGTCCTCGCAGATCCGGTGGATGGCTCGGCCCTGGCAATGGAGAGCGGCAAGTTAACGTCCGCTTCGGGGAACGTGTACCCGATTGCCGCCGCTGGATATGTCACGCTTGTGGGTGGGGCGGGCCTACGATATACGGGCGATGATGCGGAGATGATTGAGGCGCGCGAGCTGTTCCTTTCCCGCGGCCATTACGGCCCGTTTGTGGAGGCGGTGTCCAACCAGGTGCATTGCGCCCTCGAGGACGCCCAGCTTGATGAAGCTGTTTCCCCAGTCATCTGCGAAGTAGGCGCCGGCACGGGCTATTACCTTTCGCACACGCTTGACGATGTCGCGGGTTCCCTCGGCGTGGGCATCGATGTTTCCATTCCTGCGGCCGAGCATCTTGCCCGTTGCCATCCTCGCGCTGCCGCCGTTGTTGCGGATGCATGGGCCCGGTTGCCGTTGCAGGATGCGTCTATTGATGCCATTACCGTTATTTTCGCCCCCCGCAATGCCGCCGAGTTCGCCCGTGTGCTCAAGCCCGGCGGCCAGGTCATCGTGCTTACCGACGACGCGGGCCACCTCGCCGAGCTCCGCGAACCGCTCGGCATCATCGACGTGGAACGCGGAAAGGTCGACCGGATGATCGAACAGGCCGCGGGTCATTTGGTGCCGGTCGGCGATCCGGAACCTGTGGAGTTCCGCATGACCCTCGACCAAGATTCCATCGCCCACCAGATTGGCATGAGCCCCTCGGCGCGGCACATTCACCCCGATGTCTTGGCGGAACGCATTGCGCGCCTGCCCAAACAGATGGAGGTCACGGCCCGCGCCGTAATCACCCGCCTAGCGGTGCGATCTCACACCCCGTGA
- a CDS encoding DivIVA domain-containing protein yields the protein MLLWLLYTVVVLVLIVILTFVFAALFGRGEGLPPLPAKADIISHNRAAIDRGDMDALRFDVVLRGYSQEQVDDVLGYMLKKQGTKRLDLEETK from the coding sequence ATGCTGCTCTGGCTCTTGTACACCGTCGTGGTGCTGGTGCTGATCGTCATTTTGACGTTCGTATTCGCCGCTTTGTTTGGCCGCGGGGAGGGGCTTCCGCCGCTGCCCGCCAAGGCGGATATCATCTCGCACAACCGTGCGGCCATCGATCGCGGCGACATGGACGCGCTGCGTTTCGACGTGGTCTTGCGGGGCTATTCCCAGGAGCAAGTCGATGATGTTCTTGGATACATGCTTAAAAAACAGGGCACAAAAAGGTTAGACTTGGAAGAAACCAAGTAA
- a CDS encoding helix-turn-helix domain-containing protein, whose amino-acid sequence MVRPLSPNVRRLIVEFDPCAANGMSITEFCAVHGISRKTYYAIKKRFEQEGFGALHPRSSAPHKPATTYDEATVSMVLAMRERLGQFGWDNGPRSIWYALIDQPNVVQPIPSVSTIARILAAAGVVAKNPRKRPRSSIVRFERSCAMELWQLDAFSYRLATPAGTVITIYQLIDDATRFDVGTTYGTKPENGADALNCVVNAIRVYGVPRQLLSDNGGAFNQIRRGRITALHRFLAVKGCEAITGRADHPQTQGKNERSHQTLVKFLDAHKPSTEAKLKELLSEYREYYNNKRRHQALGGMTPKQAWDSIEHRPSSGEPITQEQLTAEIEKYRQARSSESPSAADGLDQDPAMLYIKPSSRPRFALAGYYINIPKRLTDKHYYVVHTDDEYALFDSVDGVMVLRIPLPLNVLGEPIGATVPLWKIIGAYLHEAPPWFLKRQQQWLQQHPTAAAELED is encoded by the coding sequence ATGGTTCGTCCTCTTTCGCCGAATGTGCGGCGTTTAATTGTTGAATTTGATCCGTGTGCCGCGAACGGCATGAGTATTACGGAGTTTTGTGCGGTTCATGGCATTAGCCGGAAAACGTATTATGCGATCAAAAAGCGTTTTGAGCAGGAAGGATTTGGGGCGCTGCATCCGCGGTCGAGTGCGCCGCATAAGCCTGCGACTACCTATGATGAGGCTACGGTGTCGATGGTGCTTGCGATGCGGGAGCGGCTTGGCCAATTTGGTTGGGATAATGGGCCGCGATCCATTTGGTATGCGTTGATTGATCAGCCGAATGTGGTGCAGCCGATTCCTTCGGTGTCGACGATTGCTCGGATTCTGGCTGCTGCGGGTGTGGTCGCGAAGAATCCCCGGAAGCGGCCTCGCTCATCGATAGTGCGCTTCGAGCGATCCTGTGCCATGGAGTTGTGGCAGCTGGATGCGTTTTCCTATCGGCTCGCTACTCCGGCGGGCACTGTGATCACGATTTACCAGCTCATCGATGATGCAACCCGATTTGATGTGGGTACTACGTATGGCACCAAGCCGGAAAATGGGGCAGATGCGTTGAACTGTGTAGTTAACGCGATCCGTGTCTATGGGGTACCGCGCCAATTGCTGAGCGATAATGGTGGCGCGTTTAATCAGATTCGCCGGGGCCGGATCACTGCGCTGCATCGGTTTCTTGCCGTCAAGGGTTGTGAGGCCATTACTGGCCGGGCGGATCATCCCCAAACCCAAGGCAAAAACGAACGCTCCCATCAAACCTTGGTGAAGTTCCTTGATGCGCACAAGCCCAGTACTGAGGCCAAATTGAAGGAATTGCTCAGTGAATACCGGGAGTACTACAACAACAAGCGGAGGCATCAAGCACTCGGGGGTATGACCCCGAAACAGGCCTGGGACAGCATCGAACACCGCCCTAGTAGCGGCGAGCCCATCACCCAGGAGCAATTGACTGCAGAGATTGAAAAATACCGGCAGGCCCGTTCGAGCGAGTCCCCCAGCGCTGCAGATGGCCTCGACCAGGATCCAGCAATGCTGTACATCAAACCCTCGTCCAGACCACGTTTCGCGCTCGCGGGGTACTACATCAATATCCCCAAACGGCTTACCGATAAGCACTACTACGTCGTTCACACCGACGATGAATACGCGCTATTCGATTCCGTCGACGGCGTCATGGTCCTGCGAATCCCACTGCCACTAAACGTGCTCGGCGAACCGATCGGCGCCACCGTACCCCTTTGGAAAATCATCGGCGCGTACCTCCACGAGGCCCCGCCGTGGTTTCTCAAACGACAGCAGCAATGGCTACAACAACACCCCACCGCCGCTGCTGAACTAGAGGATTAA
- the dapE gene encoding succinyl-diaminopimelate desuccinylase: MNLAADPVTLTAQLVDIPSPSHHEGAIADAVEAAVRRVPGVEVLRFRNNVLARTKRELPTRVILAGHLDTVPPADNVPSHREGDVLFGCGTVDMKSGDAVFLHALATLADSPALRRDITLICYEGEEVADEFNGLGHIAAEHPEWLRGDVAILGEPSGAVIEAGCQGSIRLRVVASGKRAHSARGWMGVNAMHRLAPVMMRIAEYQAREVDIDGCRYREGLNIVHCESGVATNTIPDEAWMFVNFRFAPDRSVAQALAHMLEVLALPEGVSYHIDDAVAGALPGLSQPAAAELVSATGGVFRAKYGWTDVSRFSALGIPAVNFGPGDPAYCHTRDEQCPVSMITEVSETLHRYLTTQA, encoded by the coding sequence TTGAATCTGGCGGCGGACCCCGTGACATTGACCGCCCAATTAGTGGATATTCCCAGCCCCTCGCATCATGAGGGGGCCATCGCAGACGCTGTCGAGGCTGCCGTGCGCCGAGTGCCGGGCGTCGAGGTCCTACGTTTTCGCAACAATGTGCTAGCGCGGACAAAGCGTGAGCTGCCAACGCGGGTTATCCTCGCTGGGCACCTGGATACCGTGCCGCCCGCCGATAATGTTCCCTCCCACCGCGAAGGCGATGTGTTGTTCGGCTGCGGCACCGTGGACATGAAGAGTGGCGACGCCGTGTTCCTCCACGCCCTAGCCACCCTCGCCGATTCCCCGGCGTTGCGGCGCGATATCACCTTGATCTGCTACGAGGGCGAGGAGGTGGCCGATGAGTTTAATGGCCTTGGCCATATCGCCGCGGAGCATCCGGAGTGGTTGCGCGGGGACGTGGCCATTCTCGGCGAGCCTTCCGGCGCGGTGATCGAGGCCGGCTGCCAGGGGTCCATCCGATTGCGGGTGGTGGCTAGCGGCAAGCGGGCGCATTCGGCGCGCGGCTGGATGGGGGTCAATGCGATGCATCGGTTGGCGCCGGTAATGATGCGGATCGCGGAATACCAGGCCCGCGAGGTTGATATCGATGGCTGCCGGTACCGCGAAGGGCTCAATATCGTGCATTGCGAATCCGGTGTGGCCACAAACACGATTCCGGACGAGGCCTGGATGTTTGTGAATTTCCGCTTCGCCCCGGACCGGAGCGTGGCCCAAGCCTTGGCGCACATGCTGGAGGTGCTGGCGCTGCCGGAGGGAGTTAGCTATCACATCGACGACGCCGTTGCGGGCGCCCTGCCTGGGCTTTCCCAACCCGCGGCCGCGGAACTCGTGTCTGCTACCGGCGGGGTGTTCCGCGCCAAGTACGGTTGGACTGATGTGTCTAGGTTTTCCGCATTGGGGATCCCGGCCGTGAATTTCGGCCCCGGCGACCCCGCGTATTGCCATACGCGCGATGAACAATGCCCTGTGAGCATGATTACGGAAGTCTCTGAGACGCTTCACCGCTATCTCACAACTCAAGCTTGA
- a CDS encoding GH32 C-terminal domain-containing protein translates to MSHATHHPELHATAEQGILNAPAGVLRGADSWHIFHQYQPTIQAAPRWAHQVSPAAPYDWVICDDVLAPVGTETQLRAGSVAHDGNTADLFFTSVTEDGCSIHVATIENIAETLAEISDDALHLDEHVVRCGEVLADRDGFTDFRSPCVFPKDNGWLMLAVTGKTEHPTLVISESTDRRNWNVLGPLTFQGTTNLENEQRLVAPRIIQLRDELHPDSEELFDILIVTLERDGIDHSGYLVGRLDGTVFTVRTPFQRLDFGHDFTRPRNTNTLDHATYGRAALFGLMNGIGRYDDPTTHHSLKTEDWANCLSVPRLTTLEGGLLFQTPAFGLPAAVEQTNWARMWTGLFDASEGAVTVTLYNPDESIAAVVRHSGDRLQFDRSMNPHHLGSPIAEAELIAADTDALTILVDGSTVEIFADGGVATMASRVYFDTYCAHLEVETTGDATVLQCYEVTGSEL, encoded by the coding sequence ATGTCGCACGCTACGCACCATCCGGAGCTTCACGCAACCGCCGAGCAAGGAATTCTTAACGCCCCGGCCGGGGTTTTGCGGGGTGCGGATTCGTGGCACATTTTCCACCAGTACCAGCCAACGATCCAGGCCGCTCCCCGCTGGGCACACCAGGTTTCGCCCGCCGCCCCTTACGATTGGGTGATTTGCGACGACGTGCTCGCCCCCGTCGGCACGGAAACGCAACTGCGTGCAGGCTCCGTCGCCCACGACGGGAATACTGCGGATCTGTTTTTCACTTCCGTGACGGAAGACGGCTGCAGTATCCACGTCGCCACGATCGAAAACATCGCCGAAACCCTGGCGGAGATTTCTGACGACGCCCTGCACCTCGACGAACATGTGGTGCGCTGCGGCGAAGTGCTGGCCGATCGCGATGGTTTTACCGATTTCCGCTCCCCCTGCGTCTTTCCAAAGGATAACGGCTGGTTAATGCTGGCGGTGACGGGCAAGACCGAGCACCCGACATTGGTGATCTCCGAGTCCACCGACCGCCGGAACTGGAACGTGCTCGGCCCGCTGACCTTTCAGGGCACCACGAACTTGGAAAACGAGCAGCGCTTGGTGGCCCCGCGCATTATCCAGCTGCGGGACGAACTCCACCCGGATTCCGAAGAGCTATTCGACATCCTGATTGTCACCCTGGAGCGCGACGGTATCGATCATTCCGGCTACCTCGTGGGCCGCCTCGACGGCACGGTATTTACCGTGCGCACGCCGTTCCAGCGCCTGGATTTCGGCCACGATTTCACCCGGCCGCGCAATACCAACACCTTGGATCACGCCACCTACGGCCGCGCCGCCCTCTTCGGCCTGATGAATGGTATCGGGCGTTACGACGACCCCACCACACACCACAGCCTCAAGACCGAGGACTGGGCGAACTGCCTTTCGGTTCCCCGGCTGACCACCCTGGAGGGCGGCCTGCTATTCCAAACCCCCGCCTTCGGCCTGCCCGCCGCCGTGGAGCAAACCAATTGGGCCCGCATGTGGACCGGATTGTTCGATGCCAGCGAGGGCGCCGTCACCGTCACCCTGTATAACCCCGATGAATCCATCGCGGCGGTGGTCCGCCACTCCGGCGATCGCCTGCAATTCGACCGCTCCATGAACCCGCATCACCTCGGCTCCCCCATCGCCGAGGCGGAACTCATCGCGGCGGACACCGACGCGCTCACCATCCTTGTGGACGGCTCCACCGTGGAGATCTTCGCCGACGGCGGCGTGGCCACCATGGCCAGCCGCGTCTACTTTGACACCTACTGCGCGCACCTCGAAGTGGAAACCACCGGCGACGCCACCGTCCTCCAATGCTACGAGGTCACCGGCTCCGAACTCTAA
- a CDS encoding VOC family protein, with protein sequence MAATWVNPYLCFRDSTREVMSFYHSIFGGELDMTTFGEFGAAESPEQENLIMHSHLETADGWTFMASDAGNDFHPETSIDLAIGAAASELGRVTGWFDALAVGGAVIMPLTTAPWGDTFGRVQDRFGVRWMFNIAGE encoded by the coding sequence ATGGCCGCTACCTGGGTAAACCCATACCTCTGTTTCCGCGATTCCACCCGCGAAGTGATGAGCTTCTATCACAGCATCTTCGGCGGTGAACTCGATATGACCACCTTTGGGGAATTCGGTGCCGCGGAATCCCCAGAGCAGGAAAACCTGATCATGCATTCGCATCTGGAAACCGCCGACGGCTGGACCTTTATGGCCTCCGACGCCGGCAACGATTTCCACCCGGAAACCAGCATCGACCTCGCCATCGGCGCGGCCGCCAGCGAGCTAGGCCGCGTCACCGGCTGGTTCGATGCACTCGCCGTGGGCGGTGCCGTGATCATGCCGCTCACCACCGCGCCCTGGGGCGACACCTTCGGCCGCGTCCAAGATCGCTTCGGCGTCCGCTGGATGTTCAATATCGCCGGCGAATAG
- a CDS encoding glycoside hydrolase family 32 protein — protein MPEHHRPQFHLTPPIGRLNDPNGLYFENGELHAYFQHDPQWPISGKRTGWGHAKACITDDGAPERWEHLPDALYPAVDYDTHGCYSGSAVLVDGELELFYTGNAKPNNTRRATQNLVRVSQRHAPHGGAHIRAAENPLIDGPAPGYTAHYRDPQILFRDGQWLMLLGAQREDETGAVVLYTSPDRRTWDFAGEIEFDCTAAHPGVAPDLIPGGYMWECPNLIRMEDEADGKAKDVMIVLPQGLEQVGHHYANNHQCGYIVGQLKGTKFQVERGFTELDYGTEFYAPQVVHNAPEPWLMGWMGLPDQDDQPTKADHWVHALTMVRRLRLVDGVVLQQPRASISGLQVKRGSTLQLIDAVGVEIMRFTLGDDWVELNRSAQEYHEGGDVRRAPLEADSELIDAIIVVDGSCVEAFFNKGMITMSARAFAKHPFSHISVIDVT, from the coding sequence ATGCCGGAGCACCATCGCCCCCAATTTCACCTCACCCCGCCGATTGGTCGGTTGAATGATCCGAACGGTTTGTATTTTGAAAACGGGGAATTGCACGCCTATTTCCAGCACGATCCGCAGTGGCCGATTTCCGGCAAACGCACTGGTTGGGGGCACGCAAAGGCCTGCATCACCGACGATGGTGCACCGGAGCGCTGGGAGCATCTTCCCGACGCCCTGTACCCCGCCGTGGATTACGATACTCACGGTTGTTACTCCGGCAGCGCGGTCTTGGTGGATGGGGAACTCGAATTGTTTTATACAGGGAACGCAAAGCCGAATAATACGCGCCGAGCCACCCAAAACTTGGTGCGCGTGTCGCAGCGTCACGCACCCCACGGCGGGGCGCATATCCGCGCCGCGGAGAACCCATTGATCGACGGGCCGGCCCCGGGATACACGGCCCACTACCGAGATCCGCAGATCCTGTTCCGGGACGGCCAATGGTTGATGTTGCTCGGCGCGCAGCGCGAGGATGAGACGGGCGCGGTGGTGCTGTATACCTCCCCGGACCGCCGCACATGGGATTTTGCAGGCGAAATAGAGTTCGATTGCACTGCGGCACACCCGGGTGTGGCCCCCGATTTGATTCCTGGCGGGTATATGTGGGAATGCCCAAATTTGATTCGCATGGAAGACGAGGCTGATGGAAAAGCCAAAGATGTGATGATTGTATTGCCACAGGGCCTGGAGCAGGTGGGCCACCATTACGCAAACAATCACCAATGCGGGTACATCGTGGGCCAGCTTAAAGGGACAAAGTTCCAGGTAGAGCGCGGTTTTACGGAGTTGGATTATGGCACGGAGTTCTACGCCCCGCAGGTGGTGCACAACGCCCCCGAGCCGTGGCTGATGGGCTGGATGGGATTGCCGGATCAGGACGATCAGCCGACGAAGGCGGATCATTGGGTGCACGCGTTGACCATGGTTCGCCGCTTGCGCCTTGTCGATGGCGTGGTGCTGCAGCAGCCGCGGGCGTCGATAAGCGGGCTACAGGTGAAGCGCGGCTCAACGTTGCAGCTTATCGACGCCGTCGGGGTGGAGATAATGCGCTTTACCTTAGGCGATGATTGGGTGGAGCTGAATCGAAGCGCACAGGAATATCACGAAGGCGGGGACGTTCGGCGGGCGCCGCTGGAGGCTGATAGCGAGCTGATAGACGCCATCATTGTGGTCGACGGATCCTGCGTGGAAGCTTTCTTCAACAAAGGTATGATCACTATGTCCGCTCGGGCATTTGCGAAGCATCCTTTCAGCCATATTTCCGTGATAGATGTCACATAA
- a CDS encoding DUF3117 domain-containing protein produces the protein MAAMKPRTGNGPMEAAEEGRKIVMRIPTDGGGRLVVELNKEEAAELGALLVAAAE, from the coding sequence ATGGCAGCGATGAAGCCTAGGACCGGAAACGGCCCGATGGAAGCGGCAGAAGAAGGCCGGAAGATCGTCATGAGGATCCCCACGGATGGTGGCGGGCGCCTCGTGGTGGAGCTTAATAAGGAAGAGGCCGCCGAACTCGGTGCCCTTCTGGTCGCCGCTGCCGAGTAA
- the budA gene encoding acetolactate decarboxylase, which translates to MNDVHSLPVERHTIFQNSLMTALLDGIYDGEMTVSELLSHGNFGIGTFDALDGEMVIVDGTCYQLRGDGTARVADLKQRSPYAVTTNFVPRIVQEAPRGLTRAEISGIIDALLPSKNYMYALRIAGTFHDVTVRTVTKQRKPYRPMVEAVDSDSELHVTDTQGVIVGFRTPVYEKGISVPGCHVHFIDAARTCGGHVLDFTVDHASISICPGTDLQLRLPLTSDFSAANLDPHDLDQQLHATEVKD; encoded by the coding sequence ATGAATGATGTGCACAGCCTTCCCGTGGAACGGCACACAATCTTTCAGAATTCGCTTATGACCGCCCTGCTGGACGGAATCTACGATGGCGAAATGACTGTCAGTGAGTTGCTGAGCCACGGGAATTTTGGCATTGGTACCTTCGACGCCCTTGACGGCGAAATGGTGATCGTCGACGGTACGTGCTACCAACTCCGCGGCGACGGTACCGCCCGCGTTGCCGATTTAAAGCAGCGCTCGCCCTACGCCGTGACCACAAATTTCGTGCCCCGGATAGTGCAGGAGGCACCCCGCGGCCTGACGCGCGCGGAGATTTCCGGGATTATCGACGCACTCCTGCCCAGCAAAAACTACATGTATGCGCTCCGGATCGCAGGTACGTTCCACGATGTGACCGTGCGTACCGTGACCAAGCAGCGCAAACCGTACCGCCCGATGGTTGAGGCGGTGGACAGCGATTCCGAGCTCCACGTGACGGATACGCAAGGGGTAATCGTGGGGTTCCGCACGCCCGTGTACGAGAAGGGCATTTCCGTTCCCGGCTGCCATGTGCACTTTATTGATGCGGCCCGCACCTGCGGTGGCCACGTGTTGGACTTCACCGTGGACCACGCCAGCATCTCCATTTGCCCGGGCACCGATCTGCAGCTGCGATTGCCGCTGACCTCGGATTTTTCCGCCGCGAATTTGGATCCGCACGACCTTGACCAGCAACTCCACGCCACTGAAGTAAAGGATTAG
- a CDS encoding TIGR00730 family Rossman fold protein — protein sequence MMIKRRVRHLRGPVLTTQLEETTTDQRLLDSRPDSDWLHTDPWRVLRIQSEFVDGFGALAEMPPAVTVFGSARVNGDHEYYKMGVELGQRLANAGYAVITGGGPGLMEAPNRGAVEAEGLSVGLGIELPHEQSLNEWIDLGLNFRYFFVRKTMFLKYSQAFVCLPGGFGTLDELFEALCMVQTGKITNYPIVLIGTSFWGPLVEWMHEHLVGEGMISPKDMDLFILTDSAAAAVDAIVAAHNR from the coding sequence ATGATGATTAAACGGCGCGTACGCCATTTGCGCGGGCCGGTGTTGACCACCCAATTGGAGGAAACGACCACCGACCAGCGCCTGCTTGATAGCAGGCCCGATTCGGATTGGTTGCACACCGACCCCTGGCGGGTCCTGCGCATCCAAAGCGAATTCGTCGACGGTTTTGGCGCGCTGGCGGAAATGCCACCCGCGGTGACCGTGTTTGGTTCCGCCCGGGTCAATGGCGATCACGAATACTACAAAATGGGCGTGGAGCTGGGGCAGCGCCTAGCCAATGCCGGTTACGCCGTGATTACCGGCGGCGGCCCTGGGCTGATGGAGGCCCCGAACCGTGGCGCCGTGGAGGCCGAGGGGCTGTCCGTGGGGCTGGGAATTGAACTGCCGCACGAACAATCGTTGAACGAGTGGATTGATCTGGGCTTAAATTTCCGTTATTTCTTTGTGCGCAAGACGATGTTCTTGAAGTACTCTCAGGCGTTTGTTTGCTTGCCCGGCGGCTTCGGCACACTCGATGAATTGTTCGAAGCGCTGTGCATGGTGCAAACGGGTAAAATCACCAACTATCCGATCGTGCTGATCGGCACATCGTTCTGGGGTCCGCTGGTGGAATGGATGCACGAGCACCTAGTCGGCGAGGGCATGATTTCGCCAAAAGACATGGACCTGTTCATCCTCACAGATTCCGCCGCCGCCGCTGTGGACGCTATCGTCGCAGCTCACAACCGATAG
- a CDS encoding sucrose-specific PTS transporter subunit IIBC, which produces MNHADVAHRMLQALGGESNIKAAAHCATRMRLVIDDEALIDQAALDDDPDLKGTFSAGGMYQIIVGPGDVDLVYDEFIKLTGNKTVSTEELKDVAAQTGNPVSRAIKVLADIFVPLIPILVGGGLLMALNNILTAENLFGPDALITQFPAITDFAAMINLLASAPFAFLPVLVGFTATKRFGGNEYLGAGIAMAMVFPSLVNGYEVAETIAEGKMEYWNLFGLDVAQAGYQGTVLPVLLVAWILAQVEKFLHKRLSGTVDFLVTPVLTLLITGFATFIAVGPAMRWLGDTIAYGLQGLYDFAGPIGGFLFGLVYSMIVITGLHQSFPPIELQLFAVGGSFIFATASVANVAQGAATLAVGMTTRDEKLRGLATASGLSACFGITEPAIFGVNLRLRWPFYIAMGVGAITGAMIALFKVKAVALGAAGFIGFVSIKASDIPLFLVCVATSFVLSFGASYAYALYLRRKQPVVPEALKPEPLTAEPEHQDPAKLSSPLTGELVPLASVSDPMFAEGKLGPGFAVIPSEGVLRAPASGKVKVAFPTGHAVAISTDDGVEVLMHIGFDTVKLEGKGFDMKVKKGDVVKEGDVLVEFDIDVIRASDLDPTTPIVISNHRKRGRVDTDAAPGPITAGTHVATVHPKELVGTN; this is translated from the coding sequence GTGAACCACGCGGACGTCGCCCATAGGATGCTTCAGGCACTCGGCGGCGAATCAAACATTAAGGCAGCGGCCCACTGCGCTACACGCATGCGGCTCGTCATCGACGACGAGGCGTTAATCGATCAAGCTGCGCTGGATGACGACCCTGACCTTAAAGGCACCTTCTCTGCGGGCGGGATGTATCAAATCATCGTCGGCCCCGGCGATGTTGACCTGGTGTATGACGAGTTCATCAAACTCACCGGAAACAAGACCGTCAGCACCGAAGAACTCAAAGACGTAGCCGCGCAAACCGGCAACCCCGTCAGCCGCGCCATCAAGGTATTGGCCGATATTTTCGTACCGCTGATCCCCATCCTGGTGGGCGGCGGTCTGTTGATGGCGCTGAACAACATCCTCACGGCCGAAAACCTCTTCGGGCCGGACGCGCTGATTACGCAATTCCCGGCGATCACGGACTTCGCAGCCATGATCAACCTGCTGGCCTCTGCACCATTCGCCTTCCTGCCGGTGCTGGTCGGCTTCACCGCCACCAAGCGCTTCGGCGGCAACGAATACCTCGGCGCCGGTATCGCCATGGCAATGGTGTTCCCCAGCCTGGTCAACGGCTACGAAGTGGCCGAAACCATCGCCGAAGGCAAGATGGAATACTGGAACCTCTTCGGCCTCGATGTAGCACAGGCCGGTTATCAGGGCACGGTACTGCCGGTGCTCTTGGTGGCGTGGATCCTGGCGCAGGTGGAAAAATTCCTGCACAAGCGGCTCTCCGGCACCGTGGACTTCCTGGTCACCCCCGTGCTCACACTGCTGATCACCGGTTTTGCCACCTTCATCGCGGTGGGCCCCGCCATGCGCTGGTTGGGCGACACCATCGCCTACGGCCTGCAGGGGCTCTATGACTTCGCTGGCCCAATCGGCGGCTTCCTGTTCGGCCTGGTGTACTCCATGATCGTGATCACCGGCCTGCACCAATCCTTCCCCCCGATCGAGCTGCAGCTCTTCGCCGTCGGTGGTTCCTTTATCTTCGCAACCGCCTCCGTGGCCAACGTTGCACAAGGTGCCGCCACGCTCGCGGTGGGCATGACCACCCGCGACGAGAAACTCCGCGGCCTGGCTACAGCTTCCGGCCTGTCCGCCTGCTTCGGCATCACCGAACCCGCCATCTTCGGTGTGAACCTGCGTCTGCGCTGGCCGTTCTATATCGCCATGGGCGTCGGCGCGATCACGGGTGCCATGATCGCGCTGTTCAAGGTCAAGGCGGTGGCGCTCGGTGCAGCAGGTTTCATCGGATTCGTGTCCATCAAGGCTAGCGATATCCCGCTGTTCCTGGTGTGTGTGGCCACGTCCTTCGTCCTCTCCTTCGGAGCCTCCTACGCGTACGCTCTGTACCTGCGCCGCAAGCAGCCGGTGGTGCCGGAGGCGCTCAAGCCGGAACCGCTGACCGCCGAGCCGGAGCACCAGGACCCCGCCAAGCTGTCCAGCCCGCTCACCGGTGAGCTGGTGCCGCTGGCCTCCGTTTCCGATCCTATGTTCGCCGAAGGCAAGCTCGGGCCCGGGTTTGCCGTGATCCCCTCCGAGGGGGTGCTGCGTGCCCCCGCATCGGGCAAAGTGAAGGTGGCATTCCCCACAGGCCATGCGGTGGCCATCTCCACCGATGATGGTGTAGAGGTCCTGATGCACATCGGTTTTGATACCGTGAAGCTGGAGGGCAAGGGCTTTGACATGAAGGTGAAGAAGGGCGACGTGGTCAAGGAAGGCGACGTGCTGGTGGAGTTTGATATTGACGTCATCCGCGCCTCCGACCTCGACCCGACCACCCCGATAGTAATTTCGAACCACCGGAAGCGTGGGCGGGTGGATACGGACGCCGCTCCCGGCCCGATTACCGCCGGCACCCACGTTGCTACGGTACACCCGAAAGAACTCGTCGGTACGAACTAA